A single region of the Jaculus jaculus isolate mJacJac1 chromosome 15, mJacJac1.mat.Y.cur, whole genome shotgun sequence genome encodes:
- the Sirt6 gene encoding NAD-dependent protein deacetylase sirtuin-6 isoform X2 — MSVNYAAGLSPYADKGKCGLPEIFDPPEELERKVWELARLMWQASNVVFHTGAGISTASGIPDFRGPHGVWTMEERGLEPKFDTTFESARPSKTHMALVQLERVGFLHFLVSQNVDGLHVRSGFPRDKLAELHGNMFVEECVKCKTNADLSITLGTSLQIRPSGNLPLTTKRRGGQLVIVNLQPTKHDRHADLRIHGYVDDVMTQLMKHLGLEIPPWDGPCVLDRALPPLPRPPMPKDEPLAQLNGSMHTDPKLEPSEEPHIQQNDSKPDIPKRENTDHPIPQRPKKMKVEVAPS, encoded by the exons ATGTCGGTCAATTATGCAGCAGGGCTATCGCCGTACGCGGATAAGGGCAAGTGTGGGCTCCCAGAG ATCTTCGACCCCCCAGAGGAACTGGAGCGGAAGGTGTGGGAGCTGGCAAGGCTGATGTGGCAGGCCTCCAATGTGGTGTTTCACACAGGCGCTGGCATCAGCACCGCCTCAGGCATCCCTGACTTCAG AGGCCCCCACGGCGTATGGACCATGGAAGAGCGTGGCCTGGAACCCAAGTTTGACACCACCTTCGAGAGTGCGCGACCATCCAAGACACACATGGCCCTGGTGCAGCTGGAGCGAGTGGGCTTCCTGCACTTCCTGGTCAGCCAGAACGTGGATGGGCTACACGTGCGCTCTGGCTTCCCCAG gGACAAGCTGGCTGAACTGCACGGGAACATGTTTGTTGAAGAATGCGTGAAGTGTAAGAC GAATGCTGATCTGTCCATCACCCTGGGCACCTCCCTGCAAATCCGCCCCAGTGGGAACCTGCCCCTCACCACCAAGCGCCGGGGAGGCCAGCTGGTCATCGTAAACCTACAGCCCACCAAACAC GACCGTCATGCTGACCTGCGCATCCATGGCTACGTGGACGATGTCATGACGCAGCTCATGAAGCACCTGGGACTGGAGATTCCCCCGTGGGATGGACCCTGCGTGCTCGATAGGGCCTTGCCCCCCCTGCCGCGCCCACCTATGCCCAAAGATGAGCCCCTGGCCCAGCTCAATGGTTCCATGCATACAGACCCCAAGCTGGAGCCCTCTGAGGAGCCCCACATCCAGCAGAATGACTCTAAACCTGACATCCCCAAACGGGAAAACACTGATCACCCCATCCCCCAAAGGCCCAAAAAGATGAAGGTGGAAGTGGCCCCCAGCTGA
- the Sirt6 gene encoding NAD-dependent protein deacetylase sirtuin-6 isoform X1: MSVNYAAGLSPYADKGKCGLPEIFDPPEELERKVWELARLMWQASNVVFHTGAGISTASGIPDFRGPHGVWTMEERGLEPKFDTTFESARPSKTHMALVQLERVGFLHFLVSQNVDGLHVRSGFPRDKLAELHGNMFVEECVKCKTQYVRDTVVGTMGLKATGRLCTVAKARGLRACRGELRDTILDWEDSLPDRDLALADEASRNADLSITLGTSLQIRPSGNLPLTTKRRGGQLVIVNLQPTKHDRHADLRIHGYVDDVMTQLMKHLGLEIPPWDGPCVLDRALPPLPRPPMPKDEPLAQLNGSMHTDPKLEPSEEPHIQQNDSKPDIPKRENTDHPIPQRPKKMKVEVAPS, translated from the exons ATGTCGGTCAATTATGCAGCAGGGCTATCGCCGTACGCGGATAAGGGCAAGTGTGGGCTCCCAGAG ATCTTCGACCCCCCAGAGGAACTGGAGCGGAAGGTGTGGGAGCTGGCAAGGCTGATGTGGCAGGCCTCCAATGTGGTGTTTCACACAGGCGCTGGCATCAGCACCGCCTCAGGCATCCCTGACTTCAG AGGCCCCCACGGCGTATGGACCATGGAAGAGCGTGGCCTGGAACCCAAGTTTGACACCACCTTCGAGAGTGCGCGACCATCCAAGACACACATGGCCCTGGTGCAGCTGGAGCGAGTGGGCTTCCTGCACTTCCTGGTCAGCCAGAACGTGGATGGGCTACACGTGCGCTCTGGCTTCCCCAG gGACAAGCTGGCTGAACTGCACGGGAACATGTTTGTTGAAGAATGCGTGAAGTGTAAGAC GCAGTATGTCCGGGACACTGTCGTGGGCACCATGGGCCTTAAGGCCACTGGCCGACTCTGCACTGTGGCCAAGGCAAGAGGCCTTCGGGCTTGCAG GGGGGAGCTGAGAGACACCATACTGGACTGGGAGGATTCCCTGCCTGACCGCGATTTGGCGCTCGCCGATGAAGCCAGCAG GAATGCTGATCTGTCCATCACCCTGGGCACCTCCCTGCAAATCCGCCCCAGTGGGAACCTGCCCCTCACCACCAAGCGCCGGGGAGGCCAGCTGGTCATCGTAAACCTACAGCCCACCAAACAC GACCGTCATGCTGACCTGCGCATCCATGGCTACGTGGACGATGTCATGACGCAGCTCATGAAGCACCTGGGACTGGAGATTCCCCCGTGGGATGGACCCTGCGTGCTCGATAGGGCCTTGCCCCCCCTGCCGCGCCCACCTATGCCCAAAGATGAGCCCCTGGCCCAGCTCAATGGTTCCATGCATACAGACCCCAAGCTGGAGCCCTCTGAGGAGCCCCACATCCAGCAGAATGACTCTAAACCTGACATCCCCAAACGGGAAAACACTGATCACCCCATCCCCCAAAGGCCCAAAAAGATGAAGGTGGAAGTGGCCCCCAGCTGA
- the Sirt6 gene encoding NAD-dependent protein deacetylase sirtuin-6 isoform X3 gives MQQGYRRTRIRASVGSQRGPHGVWTMEERGLEPKFDTTFESARPSKTHMALVQLERVGFLHFLVSQNVDGLHVRSGFPRDKLAELHGNMFVEECVKCKTQYVRDTVVGTMGLKATGRLCTVAKARGLRACRGELRDTILDWEDSLPDRDLALADEASRNADLSITLGTSLQIRPSGNLPLTTKRRGGQLVIVNLQPTKHDRHADLRIHGYVDDVMTQLMKHLGLEIPPWDGPCVLDRALPPLPRPPMPKDEPLAQLNGSMHTDPKLEPSEEPHIQQNDSKPDIPKRENTDHPIPQRPKKMKVEVAPS, from the exons ATGCAGCAGGGCTATCGCCGTACGCGGATAAGGGCAAGTGTGGGCTCCCAGAG AGGCCCCCACGGCGTATGGACCATGGAAGAGCGTGGCCTGGAACCCAAGTTTGACACCACCTTCGAGAGTGCGCGACCATCCAAGACACACATGGCCCTGGTGCAGCTGGAGCGAGTGGGCTTCCTGCACTTCCTGGTCAGCCAGAACGTGGATGGGCTACACGTGCGCTCTGGCTTCCCCAG gGACAAGCTGGCTGAACTGCACGGGAACATGTTTGTTGAAGAATGCGTGAAGTGTAAGAC GCAGTATGTCCGGGACACTGTCGTGGGCACCATGGGCCTTAAGGCCACTGGCCGACTCTGCACTGTGGCCAAGGCAAGAGGCCTTCGGGCTTGCAG GGGGGAGCTGAGAGACACCATACTGGACTGGGAGGATTCCCTGCCTGACCGCGATTTGGCGCTCGCCGATGAAGCCAGCAG GAATGCTGATCTGTCCATCACCCTGGGCACCTCCCTGCAAATCCGCCCCAGTGGGAACCTGCCCCTCACCACCAAGCGCCGGGGAGGCCAGCTGGTCATCGTAAACCTACAGCCCACCAAACAC GACCGTCATGCTGACCTGCGCATCCATGGCTACGTGGACGATGTCATGACGCAGCTCATGAAGCACCTGGGACTGGAGATTCCCCCGTGGGATGGACCCTGCGTGCTCGATAGGGCCTTGCCCCCCCTGCCGCGCCCACCTATGCCCAAAGATGAGCCCCTGGCCCAGCTCAATGGTTCCATGCATACAGACCCCAAGCTGGAGCCCTCTGAGGAGCCCCACATCCAGCAGAATGACTCTAAACCTGACATCCCCAAACGGGAAAACACTGATCACCCCATCCCCCAAAGGCCCAAAAAGATGAAGGTGGAAGTGGCCCCCAGCTGA